From the Maioricimonas rarisocia genome, one window contains:
- a CDS encoding cyclase family protein: protein MRIVDLTLPITPQMPGVSIDVARRLDEDGWNATTLTLYSHSGTHMDAPCHFLPEGNTIDRQDLGRLVGPAIVVDLSPAEPGQLLKVEDFATVRDIVQPGVRLLLRTDWHKRYGTDEYRDALPRISLELAEWLVERQVALLGVEPPSVADVNQLDELTAVHQTLFRGEVVIVEGLAHLDQLSQQHVEFVALPLNVIGGDGTPVRAIAIEREAEFGAD, encoded by the coding sequence ATGCGGATCGTTGATCTGACGCTTCCGATCACGCCGCAGATGCCCGGCGTGTCGATCGACGTCGCCCGCCGCCTCGACGAAGACGGCTGGAACGCGACAACACTCACCCTATACTCCCACAGCGGCACCCACATGGATGCCCCCTGTCACTTTCTCCCGGAAGGAAACACGATCGATCGCCAGGATCTCGGTCGCCTTGTTGGACCGGCGATCGTTGTCGATCTGTCCCCCGCCGAGCCAGGACAACTGCTGAAGGTGGAGGACTTTGCGACCGTCCGCGACATCGTGCAACCAGGAGTACGGCTGCTCCTGCGCACCGACTGGCACAAACGGTATGGCACAGACGAGTACCGCGACGCGCTGCCACGTATCTCGCTCGAACTGGCGGAGTGGCTGGTCGAACGGCAAGTCGCGCTGCTCGGTGTCGAGCCACCGTCTGTCGCGGACGTCAATCAGCTCGATGAACTGACCGCTGTCCACCAGACGTTGTTTCGGGGCGAGGTCGTCATCGTGGAAGGACTTGCCCATCTCGATCAGCTGTCGCAGCAGCACGTGGAATTCGTGGCGTTGCCTTTGAACGTGATCGGCGGAGACGGAACACCGGTGCGAGCAATCGCCATCGAACGTGAAGCGGAATTCGGGGCCGACTGA
- a CDS encoding isocitrate/isopropylmalate dehydrogenase family protein, with protein sequence MSAYRIVLLPGDGIGPETMSATRIVLDQVTARFPELRLDLQSHEAGAAHYRRTGEALPDHVLADCLAADAVLLAAIGLPDVRLPDGTEVQPQMMVGLRRAMQLHSAVRPVKLYPGVPCPLKDFGPGIDLVIVRENLEGMFASFGGGSVVGDQVATDTIVITREGTSKVVDVAFQVARRRSGRPADGKRLVTCVDKANVFRSMAFFRKVFRDVAKSFPEIEHDAVYVDAMSLLLVQRPQDFDVLVMENQFGDILSDLGAALVGGLGLAPSAELGSDHGLFQPSHGTAPQIAGRNMANPIATILSAAMMLEWLGDRHNDPICTKAAATIESAVAALLEQGATLTPDLGGRASTTDVARAISELVAR encoded by the coding sequence GTGAGTGCCTACAGAATTGTGCTGCTCCCGGGCGATGGTATCGGCCCCGAGACGATGTCGGCCACGCGAATTGTTCTCGACCAGGTGACAGCCCGGTTTCCGGAACTGCGTCTGGACCTGCAGTCCCACGAGGCCGGTGCTGCCCACTACCGCAGGACGGGCGAAGCGTTGCCGGACCACGTCCTCGCAGACTGTCTCGCTGCCGATGCCGTGCTGCTGGCGGCCATCGGTCTGCCTGACGTGCGGCTCCCGGACGGAACCGAGGTCCAGCCGCAGATGATGGTCGGCCTGCGGCGGGCGATGCAGCTGCATTCGGCCGTGCGGCCCGTGAAGCTCTATCCCGGTGTTCCCTGCCCGCTCAAAGACTTCGGCCCGGGGATCGATCTGGTGATCGTTCGGGAAAACCTGGAGGGCATGTTTGCGTCGTTTGGCGGCGGCAGTGTCGTGGGCGATCAGGTCGCGACCGACACGATCGTCATCACACGGGAGGGCACGTCGAAGGTTGTCGATGTCGCCTTCCAGGTGGCCCGTCGCCGCAGCGGCCGCCCGGCAGACGGTAAGCGGCTGGTCACCTGCGTCGACAAGGCGAATGTCTTCCGCAGCATGGCCTTCTTCAGGAAGGTCTTTCGGGACGTCGCGAAGTCGTTCCCGGAAATCGAACATGACGCGGTCTACGTCGACGCGATGAGCCTCCTGCTCGTCCAGCGGCCGCAGGACTTCGACGTGCTCGTGATGGAGAACCAGTTCGGCGATATCCTCTCGGATCTCGGAGCGGCACTCGTCGGTGGGCTGGGACTCGCACCGTCGGCCGAGCTGGGAAGCGATCACGGTCTGTTTCAGCCGTCCCACGGCACCGCTCCGCAGATCGCAGGAAGAAACATGGCGAATCCCATCGCCACCATCCTTTCGGCCGCGATGATGCTCGAATGGCTCGGGGACCGACACAACGACCCGATCTGCACGAAAGCGGCCGCAACAATCGAATCCGCTGTCGCCGCATTGCTGGAGCAGGGAGCCACTTTGACTCCGGATCTCGGTGGAAGGGCCTCGACCACCGATGTCGCCCGGGCGATCTCCGAACTGGTTGCCCGATGA
- a CDS encoding DinB family protein, whose translation MDAKDALRSTSNLSSMVLKSYISDLDDADLMRRPGEGCNHLAWQLGHLIASEVQLLEMVARGQATTLPDGFAEAHSKDACGNDDPGAFLEKSEYEELFDKVRGASLAALEAMSDADLDQPGPEAFSSVCPTVGDLFSLIASHPMMHAGQFVVVRRQLGKPILM comes from the coding sequence ATGGATGCGAAAGATGCGTTGCGTTCGACCTCGAACCTGAGTTCGATGGTCCTCAAGTCGTATATCAGCGATCTGGATGATGCTGACCTGATGCGACGCCCCGGCGAAGGCTGCAATCATCTGGCATGGCAGCTCGGCCACCTCATTGCGTCCGAAGTCCAGTTGCTGGAGATGGTTGCTCGCGGACAGGCCACAACCTTGCCCGACGGGTTTGCCGAGGCACATTCGAAGGACGCCTGCGGGAACGACGACCCCGGTGCGTTTCTCGAGAAGTCCGAGTACGAAGAGCTCTTCGACAAGGTGCGGGGGGCGTCGCTGGCTGCTCTCGAAGCCATGTCGGACGCAGACCTGGACCAGCCGGGACCGGAGGCCTTCAGTTCGGTCTGTCCCACGGTCGGAGACTTGTTCTCGTTGATTGCCTCGCACCCGATGATGCATGCCGGCCAGTTTGTCGTCGTGCGGCGACAGCTCGGCAAGCCGATTCTGATGTGA
- a CDS encoding serine/threonine protein kinase, producing MRIQTACPACGKRFRVNETLAGKRARCKACNERFVVEPAPSAETQSRQPSMEITSGETLDSSRPNAVSGESQTLGRLDHFELKEVVGSGAFGVVYRAIDTKLGRQVAIKVPRFNVQDEGKLRRFLTEARTAARLRHPNIVALYASGKSGNGTMYLVSEFVEGRPLSAYVAENTLDLQTKVCWLRDLALALDYAHSEGIIHRDIKTENVLVDEIHQRPQLTDFGLAKQIDEISSIQTQDGSLLGTPAYMAPEQARGELDQVGPKSDQYSLGVVMYELITGERPYRGRPHEVIAAICTDNPSPTVLDAVPAMDPHLNAICAKAMSKSSDARYESASELAEDLNRWLNGTRPIAVPVAPPRRRQRFGAPEGVLVVSVMILIVAGSFLLWRNRGVPESAMGTQPTTSASMVPDEPAESAPQPALAKAAPVQPDGATVPEMPEPSEPETVHEPAPQPLPHPVRTEATTLVVGTGPDEYPTIDAAIANAISGDVVEVRTPRQLLTTTPGVKLTGTPEAPFRLTIRAAAGVTPRLILMDRGTWVSARDAWLTFEGLEFEMQVSAGDRAGGMDLSTTTRSRIQFHGCTFDMRVGGHGNSVVSTRDELSQVEFRDCIARTRWSANLVYARSGSRTQCRFENCLTLGNGKLVMCDRPRDSQEVDIDVTMRQMTCLNNCLLLLLGGDDRETYGKTSVHLDVEDCFTLCKWLLRSNAMRSDDWADEFRSCVTWSGRGNLLGATELVSLGDATYWKSSSEKVAVPSEISAWNRYWGTAVEQQSSTFVPPRSFAAAWREISTFGNGPLDELDRASLASRCGIEQTIASTVGCDITRLPGAAPSNVPQNMVADPPAESLDTRLDRLEDALERATTSKNAPAVQRVKDELKALPEQHPRVSELIARVDTVTAQFEPTSLTPQERQARQLVERAIARRQTGDEFGAFVLQRGVPDELKQTAAWQKRQGELLPLKEGEKRFALSTNPNYLHASPATETADPETLKESVAHLYRNRNALRIGAVRIFLEDESLDSTFGVRIVEKPAGQRGGFGLTGGGQVAGSLWYQGFDERYYGGARSSIRNLGSGETVYAYDTGREENAFLRIESLRHRTTDIRLPLQDSDDVYSGAIVIRKAPPSQLGQLLIRLAPEPGLDPTETATSAVAVTLASTEASETVTVPLNSARTLRRLQLNPGTYSVRVLSGSEFASSGFIENIQVPRGRTVSRDVPVFRHRQVRFEWRFRESDQGPWESGNFTAEPQSDDFVDIPLKKHIEDLPATTVMRLYHWDGQRSRIALRGQYEIAPVAPKGWPPGESALDHPRRGIEEFDFDLRGGETFALWNSPGRDEFEVVLHVKEITVP from the coding sequence ATGAGAATCCAGACCGCCTGTCCTGCCTGTGGAAAGCGGTTTCGCGTCAACGAAACGCTCGCTGGCAAGCGGGCCAGGTGCAAGGCCTGCAACGAGAGATTCGTCGTCGAACCGGCCCCGTCGGCAGAGACGCAGTCCCGCCAGCCGAGCATGGAGATCACCAGCGGCGAAACGCTGGATTCCAGTCGGCCGAACGCTGTTTCCGGGGAGTCTCAAACGCTTGGACGGCTCGACCATTTCGAGTTGAAAGAGGTGGTCGGCAGCGGGGCCTTCGGCGTCGTCTACCGCGCGATCGATACGAAGCTTGGGCGACAGGTTGCCATCAAGGTCCCCCGGTTCAACGTCCAGGACGAGGGAAAACTGCGACGTTTTCTCACGGAGGCACGCACGGCTGCCCGGCTACGGCACCCGAACATCGTGGCGCTCTACGCAAGCGGGAAGTCCGGCAACGGCACAATGTATCTGGTCAGCGAGTTCGTGGAGGGCCGTCCGCTCTCGGCATACGTCGCCGAGAACACGCTTGATCTGCAGACGAAGGTCTGCTGGCTTCGCGATCTCGCGCTGGCTCTGGATTACGCCCACTCCGAGGGCATTATCCACCGGGACATCAAGACCGAGAATGTGCTGGTGGACGAGATTCACCAGCGTCCGCAGCTGACCGACTTCGGGCTGGCCAAGCAGATTGACGAAATCTCGTCGATCCAGACGCAGGACGGCAGCCTGCTCGGAACGCCCGCCTACATGGCTCCGGAACAGGCGCGGGGCGAACTCGACCAGGTCGGACCGAAGAGCGACCAGTACAGCCTCGGCGTAGTGATGTACGAACTGATCACGGGCGAGAGGCCGTACCGCGGTCGTCCTCACGAAGTGATCGCGGCGATCTGCACCGACAATCCATCTCCCACAGTGCTCGATGCCGTCCCGGCGATGGATCCGCATCTGAATGCCATTTGCGCCAAGGCGATGAGCAAGTCGAGCGACGCCCGGTATGAATCCGCCAGCGAACTGGCCGAGGATCTGAACCGGTGGCTGAATGGCACCCGACCAATTGCGGTCCCTGTTGCTCCTCCACGTCGCCGACAACGGTTTGGCGCCCCGGAGGGCGTTCTCGTCGTCTCGGTGATGATCCTGATAGTGGCGGGTAGTTTCCTGCTCTGGCGAAATCGCGGCGTGCCGGAATCTGCAATGGGCACGCAACCGACCACATCCGCCTCCATGGTTCCAGACGAGCCCGCTGAATCTGCACCGCAGCCGGCTCTCGCGAAAGCGGCTCCGGTCCAGCCAGACGGCGCGACAGTGCCGGAGATGCCTGAGCCCAGCGAACCCGAGACTGTGCACGAGCCAGCACCGCAGCCTCTTCCCCACCCGGTCCGCACGGAAGCGACAACGCTCGTCGTAGGAACAGGCCCCGATGAGTACCCCACAATCGACGCCGCGATTGCCAATGCGATTTCGGGCGATGTCGTCGAAGTTCGCACTCCCCGGCAACTGCTCACGACGACTCCAGGGGTGAAGCTGACAGGAACGCCCGAAGCTCCCTTCCGGCTGACGATACGTGCCGCGGCGGGCGTGACGCCTCGGCTGATCCTGATGGATCGGGGGACCTGGGTCTCCGCCCGGGATGCGTGGTTGACGTTTGAGGGCCTCGAGTTCGAGATGCAGGTCTCGGCAGGTGATCGTGCGGGGGGAATGGACTTAAGCACCACGACGCGATCACGAATTCAGTTCCACGGCTGTACGTTCGACATGCGGGTCGGCGGGCACGGCAACAGCGTCGTCTCCACGAGAGACGAATTGTCGCAGGTGGAGTTCCGCGACTGCATCGCACGCACTCGCTGGTCGGCGAATCTCGTCTACGCCCGGTCCGGCTCCCGCACACAATGCCGGTTCGAAAACTGTCTGACACTCGGCAACGGCAAGCTGGTGATGTGTGACCGGCCTCGGGATTCCCAGGAAGTCGACATCGACGTGACGATGCGGCAAATGACCTGTCTGAACAACTGTCTGCTGCTGCTTCTTGGAGGTGACGATCGCGAGACCTATGGAAAGACGAGTGTCCACCTGGACGTGGAAGACTGTTTCACCCTCTGCAAGTGGCTCCTCCGCAGCAATGCAATGCGGAGTGACGACTGGGCCGACGAGTTCCGCTCCTGCGTGACCTGGTCCGGCCGAGGCAACCTGCTGGGGGCGACCGAACTGGTCAGTCTGGGTGACGCGACATACTGGAAGTCATCGAGTGAGAAGGTTGCCGTTCCCTCAGAGATATCCGCCTGGAACCGATATTGGGGCACTGCGGTGGAGCAGCAGAGCAGCACGTTCGTTCCGCCGCGATCCTTTGCCGCAGCATGGCGGGAGATTTCGACGTTCGGGAACGGTCCGCTGGACGAACTGGATCGGGCCAGCCTGGCCAGTCGATGCGGGATTGAGCAGACGATCGCAAGCACCGTCGGTTGTGATATCACACGACTGCCCGGAGCCGCTCCGAGCAACGTGCCACAAAACATGGTGGCTGATCCCCCCGCCGAATCTCTCGATACGCGGCTCGACAGGCTGGAGGATGCTCTGGAACGGGCGACGACAAGCAAAAACGCGCCGGCGGTACAGCGAGTGAAGGACGAACTGAAGGCACTGCCGGAACAGCATCCTCGGGTTTCGGAACTGATCGCCCGGGTCGATACAGTCACCGCGCAGTTCGAGCCGACAAGCCTCACTCCACAGGAGAGGCAGGCACGACAGCTGGTGGAGCGGGCAATCGCCCGACGTCAAACCGGTGACGAATTTGGGGCCTTTGTGCTGCAACGTGGTGTCCCCGACGAACTGAAGCAGACGGCAGCCTGGCAGAAACGGCAGGGTGAGTTGTTGCCGCTCAAGGAGGGGGAGAAGCGGTTCGCACTGTCGACGAATCCGAACTATCTGCACGCCTCTCCGGCGACGGAGACGGCAGACCCCGAGACGCTGAAAGAATCGGTCGCCCATCTGTACCGTAACCGCAATGCCCTGCGAATTGGTGCGGTTCGCATCTTTCTCGAAGATGAATCCCTCGATTCAACGTTTGGTGTGCGCATCGTTGAGAAGCCTGCAGGCCAGCGGGGAGGCTTTGGACTGACCGGGGGCGGACAAGTCGCGGGCAGTCTCTGGTATCAGGGTTTCGACGAGCGTTACTACGGTGGCGCGCGGTCGAGCATCCGCAATCTTGGCAGCGGCGAGACCGTCTACGCCTACGATACCGGCCGCGAAGAGAATGCCTTTCTGAGGATTGAGTCGTTGCGTCATCGCACAACCGACATCCGGTTGCCATTGCAGGACTCCGACGACGTCTACAGCGGCGCGATCGTGATCCGCAAAGCTCCCCCCAGCCAGCTGGGACAGCTCCTGATCCGCCTTGCCCCCGAACCGGGACTCGATCCGACGGAGACCGCGACGTCGGCAGTCGCGGTGACGCTCGCCAGCACCGAAGCATCCGAGACCGTCACCGTGCCACTGAATTCCGCGCGGACGCTGCGTCGGCTGCAGCTGAACCCAGGAACGTACTCGGTCCGTGTTCTTTCAGGGAGTGAATTTGCCTCGTCCGGTTTCATCGAGAACATCCAGGTCCCCCGGGGGCGTACGGTGTCCCGGGACGTTCCCGTGTTCCGACATCGGCAGGTCCGTTTCGAGTGGAGGTTTCGCGAGTCGGACCAGGGGCCATGGGAGAGCGGGAATTTCACCGCAGAGCCCCAATCGGACGACTTCGTCGACATCCCGCTGAAGAAACACATCGAGGACTTGCCGGCGACAACAGTGATGAGGCTCTATCATTGGGACGGCCAACGATCCCGCATCGCTCTTCGTGGACAGTATGAGATCGCGCCGGTCGCTCCCAAAGGCTGGCCGCCTGGCGAATCGGCTCTCGACCACCCCCGCCGGGGCATAGAGGAATTTGACTTCGATCTCCGCGGAGGTGAAACCTTCGCGCTCTGGAACAGCCCGGGCCGGGATGAATTCGAGGTCGTCCTGCACGTGAAAGAGATCACCGTTCCATGA
- a CDS encoding protein kinase domain-containing protein encodes MTVRFEISSPSGQRTITIDRYTVLVVGRAHDADLRLDDDPHFSRRHFLLEVAPPACQLIDLESRNGTLVNGEPVTSTRLSHGDVISGGATTITFRIEQDSPDASTLELFPGESAHAPTAPPATSGVIDVDSGGTILQQIGPYRILREIGHGAMATVYQAGHVDGGDIVALKIIRSPLSVSETHRQLFLREARLMARLTHPRLVRFHATGFADEQIYLAMEYVSHEPFHELALSMPPRKRIRFACGILSQTLDVLEYIHSEGVVHRDVKPANLLLSNDGGRLVVKVADLGLAKNFHEAGLSGITSEGEARGTIAFMPQEQLAGSRDVGPAADLYSAAATLYWYLTGEFPYEFLPGKHPIAVALSQSPVPISERRPDLPEDLCEIITRAMMTDPAKRYQTAAEMREDLRPFLRKAGE; translated from the coding sequence ATGACCGTACGTTTCGAAATCAGTTCTCCATCCGGCCAGCGGACGATCACGATCGATCGCTACACGGTCCTGGTCGTCGGCCGGGCCCACGATGCGGACCTGCGACTGGACGATGACCCGCATTTCTCGCGTCGCCACTTTCTGCTTGAAGTCGCTCCGCCGGCCTGCCAGTTAATCGATCTGGAGAGCCGGAACGGGACGCTCGTCAACGGCGAGCCGGTCACGAGTACCCGTCTGTCCCACGGCGATGTCATCTCCGGCGGCGCGACGACGATCACATTCCGCATTGAGCAGGACTCGCCTGACGCAAGCACGCTGGAACTCTTCCCCGGTGAGAGTGCTCACGCTCCCACCGCACCGCCCGCAACCTCCGGCGTCATCGACGTTGACTCCGGCGGAACGATTCTGCAGCAGATCGGCCCGTACCGGATTCTCCGCGAAATCGGCCACGGCGCGATGGCCACCGTTTACCAGGCGGGCCATGTCGACGGCGGGGACATCGTGGCACTGAAGATCATTCGGTCCCCGCTTTCAGTCAGCGAGACGCACCGCCAGTTGTTCCTTCGCGAAGCGCGTCTGATGGCCCGACTGACACATCCTCGGCTTGTTCGTTTCCACGCAACGGGATTCGCAGACGAACAGATCTACCTGGCGATGGAGTACGTCTCCCACGAGCCGTTTCACGAACTGGCTCTGTCGATGCCGCCCCGAAAGCGAATCCGCTTCGCCTGCGGGATCCTCTCGCAGACACTCGACGTGCTCGAGTACATCCATTCGGAAGGCGTGGTCCATCGCGACGTCAAGCCAGCCAACCTGCTGCTTTCGAATGACGGCGGTCGACTTGTGGTTAAAGTGGCCGACCTCGGTCTGGCGAAGAACTTTCACGAGGCCGGTCTGAGCGGAATTACCAGCGAAGGAGAAGCCCGGGGCACGATTGCATTCATGCCACAGGAGCAACTGGCAGGCAGCCGCGATGTCGGGCCGGCCGCCGACCTCTATTCCGCAGCGGCAACCTTGTACTGGTATCTGACTGGCGAGTTTCCATATGAATTTCTTCCGGGGAAACACCCGATCGCCGTCGCCCTCTCACAATCGCCCGTCCCGATCTCGGAGCGACGGCCTGATCTTCCCGAAGACCTCTGTGAGATCATCACCCGAGCGATGATGACCGATCCGGCAAAGCGATATCAGACTGCGGCCGAAATGCGGGAAGACCTGCGTCCCTTCCTGCGCAAGGCAGGCGAATAG
- a CDS encoding RNA polymerase sigma factor → MNPSNRVVDWAEDTCRDDIRSLRVVSSNLGCCPAALPIPIEGTLMKTLGGDSSTSITLIDRARQFESEAWNRLCYIYGPLVYRWARLVGLQDSDAADIAQDVFLTVSRRIESFDHSRPGASFRGWLKVITRNKIGDWLREQQAVAVANGGSTAHELLYRVPELWDDEPSSDAVADQERGVLLRTLEMIRTEFEPTTWQAFWESTAEERPTDEIAERLGMTRHAVRQAKYRVLRRLRSEIGGETNGTELL, encoded by the coding sequence TTGAACCCCTCGAATCGGGTGGTAGACTGGGCAGAAGACACGTGCCGAGACGACATTCGAAGTCTGCGCGTCGTTAGTTCCAATCTGGGCTGTTGTCCAGCTGCCCTCCCCATTCCGATCGAAGGCACGCTGATGAAAACGTTGGGCGGCGATTCGTCCACTTCGATCACCTTGATCGACCGGGCGCGGCAGTTCGAGTCCGAGGCCTGGAATCGCCTCTGCTACATCTACGGCCCGTTGGTCTATCGCTGGGCCCGGCTTGTCGGCCTGCAGGACAGCGACGCCGCCGACATTGCACAGGACGTATTTCTCACGGTCTCGCGGCGGATTGAGTCGTTCGACCATTCCCGTCCCGGTGCTTCGTTTCGTGGATGGTTGAAGGTCATCACCCGCAACAAGATTGGGGATTGGCTCCGCGAGCAGCAGGCCGTGGCCGTCGCGAACGGTGGCAGCACCGCGCACGAGCTCCTGTATCGTGTGCCGGAGCTGTGGGACGATGAACCTTCCAGCGACGCAGTTGCCGATCAAGAGCGAGGCGTTCTTCTTCGAACGCTCGAGATGATTCGCACCGAGTTCGAGCCCACCACCTGGCAGGCTTTCTGGGAATCGACGGCGGAAGAGCGTCCGACAGATGAAATCGCAGAGAGACTCGGAATGACGCGACACGCCGTTCGCCAGGCGAAGTACCGGGTACTACGCCGTCTCAGAAGCGAAATCGGAGGCGAGACGAACGGTACGGAGCTCCTGTAA